The following are encoded together in the Triticum dicoccoides isolate Atlit2015 ecotype Zavitan chromosome 6B, WEW_v2.0, whole genome shotgun sequence genome:
- the LOC119321655 gene encoding disease resistance protein RGA5-like: MVLEAAVASVATGVLKPVLEKLAALLTNEYKRFKGVRKEIKSVTHELAAMEAFLVRMSEDEDPNEQDKVWMNEVRELSYDLEDAIDDFMQSIGNKDEKPDGFIEKIKSSLGKLGKMKARRRIGREIQDLKKHIIEVGERNERYKSRETFSNTKNATVDPRALSIFEHASKLVGIDGPKAEIIKLLNEGASTDNQLKLISIVGTGGMGKTTLANQVYEDLNKKFKCRAFLSVARNPDMINIMRIIHSKVSGRRFSDTEAGSIQQVIININSFLASKRKNDDNPCGGEKEATSLTRAALAGGRANPSCRRPAALPQPCPPPCRHPRAPPGKARLASASAGPSSLLPWLPTARDGGPRRGSRRSCGTARRRPGRRTGGAVVRRSGGGCVVLVARACAWGG; the protein is encoded by the exons ATGGTCTTGGAGGCGGCTGTGGCGAGTGTGGCCACGGGGGTCCTGAAGCCCGTCCTGGAGAAGCTGGCAGCTCTGCTCACCAATGAGTACAAGCGTTTCAAAGGTGTGCGCAAAGAGATCAAGTCCGTCACTCATGAGCTCGCCGCCATGGAGGCTTTTCTCGTCAGGATGTCCGAGGACGAGGATCccaatgagcaggataaagtttggATGAATGAGGTGCGGGAGCTGTCCTATGACCTAGAGGATGCCATCGACGACTTCATGCAGAGCATCGGAAACAAAGACGAAAAGCCAGATGGCTTCATTGAGAAGATCAAGAGCTCGCTAGGGAAGTTGGGGAAGATGAAGGCTCGCCGCCGGATCGGCAGAGAGATCCAAGATCTAAAGAAACATATCATTGAGGTGGGTGAGAGGAATGAAAGGTACAAGAGTCGCGAGACCTTCTCCAACACAAAAAATGCGACCGTTGACCCTAGAGCTCTTTCTATATTTGAGCACGCCTCAAAGCTTGTGGGAATTGATGGACCTAAGGCTGAGATAATCAAATTGTTGAACGAAGGTGCGTCAACAGATAATCAACTGAAGTTGATTTCCATCGTAGGAACTGGAGGAATGGGCAAAACCACTCTTGCAAACCAAGTGTATGAAGACCTCAACAAGAAATTCAAATGTCGGGCCTTCTTATCCGTGGCACGAAATCCAGATATGATAAATATCATGAGAATTATTCATAGTAAAGTCAGTGGTCGACGTTTTTCTGACACCGAAGCAGGgagcatacaacaagtcatcatcaATATCAACAGTTTCCTAGCCAGCAAAAG GAAAAATGATGATAATCCTTGTGGAGGGGAAAAGGAAGCAACTTCGCTCACCCGTGCCGCTCTCGCGGGCGGCAGGGCGAACCCTAGCTGCCGCCGGCCAGCAGCCCTTCCCCAACCCTGCCCCCCCCCCTGCCGCCACCCGAgggcgccgccgggcaaagcccggctggcgtcggcgtcggcggggCCTTCTTCCCTTCTTCCTTGGCTTCCGACAGCGCGGGACGGAGGGCCACGGAGAGGATCGCGTCGTTCGTgcgggacggcgcggcggcgacCCGGGCGGCGCACCGGTGGTGCGGTCGTGCGGCGGAGCGGCGGCGGCTGCGTGGTTTTGGTGGCGCGGGCTTGTGCGTGGGGAGGGTGA